A region of Vibrio tubiashii ATCC 19109 DNA encodes the following proteins:
- a CDS encoding MerR family transcriptional regulator encodes MYKISQLAERAGISRTTLLYYEKLGIIKGARQANGYRSYSDKDLQRLLLLQKLQAGGLTLKECQACLDAQINRDLLKDRLNQLDLEISQKQKSRELLAALLGESSLSEWHDTLDQLAPDAHLDWLIKQGFDEKQAMRLKWLSKDMNEHDRYMRDFDRVFSQLTCWGPGSQQDTRSAIQKLPFSPKHILEIGCGQGIATRTLLEHTQAHITAVDNEEYALENINQIMQQLGETKRVTTVCANMAKLPFESKQFDLIWCETSAYIMGVENAFKEWRHLLSDDGYLVLSDLIWSVEEPSSDAMRFWHKEYPDMTTEETRIRQAKRAGYTLVDSFPVSDQAWDNYYQPLKARVNELAHELAGSSALADLNREISAYDNRNGEFNYQIFILKTG; translated from the coding sequence ATGTACAAGATCTCTCAATTAGCAGAGCGGGCGGGTATTTCTCGTACCACTCTGCTTTATTACGAAAAGCTAGGCATTATTAAAGGAGCGAGACAAGCGAACGGCTATCGCTCCTATAGTGACAAAGATCTCCAGCGTTTGCTTTTGCTGCAAAAATTGCAGGCTGGTGGTTTGACGCTGAAAGAGTGTCAGGCTTGTTTAGACGCACAAATCAATCGTGATTTATTGAAAGACAGGCTGAATCAGCTCGATCTAGAAATCTCGCAAAAGCAAAAGTCCCGCGAACTGCTTGCCGCGTTATTAGGCGAAAGTTCTCTTAGCGAGTGGCACGATACCCTCGACCAACTTGCCCCTGATGCGCATTTAGACTGGCTGATCAAACAAGGTTTTGATGAGAAACAGGCTATGCGTTTGAAATGGTTATCAAAAGATATGAATGAACATGATCGCTATATGCGAGACTTTGATCGGGTTTTCAGCCAACTGACGTGTTGGGGACCGGGAAGCCAACAAGATACACGTTCAGCGATTCAGAAACTGCCCTTTTCACCTAAGCATATTTTAGAAATTGGCTGCGGGCAGGGCATTGCGACCCGAACACTGCTAGAGCATACCCAAGCGCACATTACAGCGGTCGATAACGAAGAGTATGCACTAGAGAATATTAATCAAATTATGCAGCAACTCGGTGAAACAAAACGTGTGACTACCGTGTGCGCCAATATGGCGAAACTGCCATTTGAATCTAAGCAGTTTGATCTGATTTGGTGCGAGACCAGTGCTTACATTATGGGAGTTGAGAATGCTTTTAAGGAGTGGCGACATCTCTTGTCCGATGACGGTTATCTAGTGCTGAGTGATTTGATATGGAGTGTAGAGGAGCCATCGTCCGATGCCATGAGATTTTGGCACAAAGAGTACCCCGATATGACCACTGAAGAGACGCGCATTCGGCAAGCAAAGCGAGCTGGATATACGTTAGTAGATTCATTCCCTGTCAGTGATCAAGCTTGGGACAACTACTACCAACCGCTAAAAGCTCGGGTGAATGAGCTCGCGCACGAGTTAGCTGGCTCATCTGCTCTCGCGGATTTGAACCGCGAGATCTCTGCTTATGACAACCGCAATGGTGAGTTCAATTATCAGATATTTATTCTTAAAACAGGGTGA
- a CDS encoding LysR family transcriptional regulator — protein MKTNESYTFNWDDLKYFLAVVRSGTLRGGADSIGVNHTTLTRRISVMEEQIGSRLFDRSKQGLVLTQIGEELLPYAERVEDEMTSASRMIIGRDSDPVGTVYVSMPHGMALTSLMDDLALFSERYPDITLNLQFGNDIANLSRREADVSIRVANEVYDEAVGRRLVQMSQAAYCTREYAEKVKDNQGEGLSFIGWHEPEGDITAKWLQESYYPKATLKHRVSELVPLISLAASGLGMAYLACNLGDRHPNLVRAPFQKPIPYRSIWLLMHSDLRRTARIRCFVDFLAEQVQSRENEFWVAGTVKK, from the coding sequence GTGAAGACGAATGAGAGCTATACCTTCAACTGGGATGATCTTAAGTATTTTCTGGCTGTGGTACGCAGCGGTACGTTGCGCGGGGGCGCAGACAGCATCGGAGTGAATCACACTACACTAACTAGACGTATATCAGTGATGGAAGAACAGATAGGAAGTCGTTTGTTTGACCGCTCTAAGCAGGGGTTAGTCCTAACCCAAATTGGTGAAGAGTTGCTGCCTTATGCAGAAAGAGTCGAAGATGAGATGACGTCCGCGTCGAGAATGATCATTGGTAGAGACTCCGATCCAGTGGGAACGGTTTATGTCTCTATGCCTCATGGGATGGCTTTGACTTCACTAATGGATGATTTGGCGCTGTTTTCGGAGCGCTATCCGGACATCACTCTAAACTTGCAGTTTGGTAATGATATTGCCAACTTGAGCCGACGAGAAGCGGATGTATCTATAAGGGTCGCCAACGAAGTTTATGATGAAGCGGTAGGACGAAGACTGGTTCAAATGTCGCAAGCAGCGTATTGTACTCGGGAATACGCGGAAAAGGTCAAAGACAACCAAGGTGAAGGACTATCATTCATTGGTTGGCATGAACCTGAAGGCGACATCACAGCGAAATGGTTGCAAGAGAGCTACTATCCAAAAGCAACGCTAAAACATCGCGTTTCAGAACTTGTACCTCTGATCTCTTTGGCAGCTTCAGGACTTGGTATGGCTTATCTTGCGTGTAATCTGGGTGACAGGCATCCAAACTTAGTTCGTGCGCCTTTTCAAAAACCGATTCCCTATCGCAGTATTTGGCTATTGATGCACAGCGATCTGCGCAGAACAGCACGCATTCGATGCTTTGTTGATTTCCTCGCTGAGCAGGTTCAGTCAAGGGAGAACGAATTTTGGGTAGCAGGGACGGTTAAAAAATGA
- a CDS encoding tetratricopeptide repeat-containing diguanylate cyclase — protein MKRLFTLMVTILAWTAAAPTHAACNVPADQDFLYSHIAPQDRPMLELYYHSLCRPGEVDLSKIKLSEDASPSSQALYYFAIGNLKKYEGIESVNVPDIEQIGGKNKIGWIVAEAKLNQALKLIDADLLLQAEYLLNEVVPIAREIGYRRLLARTYRWLGNIKIQRSDIKASLNYYKTAYELVSEIGDDFQSTMTLNNIATVYMLSEDWERADTYIQRALKLYNDNQYDNSLFEAILFANSSAIYFATEHNQQAKYYMERALEEADKTGSNRIKISTLSNMSQMFSKVDQPKEALAMAERCVMQADKSSASLMLATCYEAYAGAYLLEKDYQQAITYAHKVLYILQASESNEIIWEMDVLSKLVTAHEALGDYEKALKFMKQKYLVRKNFYRQAYNEDILSEKSALERRLNKREIELLEAKNELQTITLKEQRSREILYAALFLILAYFVTRSVYRLKRANLELRNQNTTDPLTGAYNRRFLENWLEQAPSTMQSPAYAVSVIDIDHFKQFNDLYGHEIGDLVLKETVETLQNNLRKKDILVRWGGEEFVLVMPMEDLSKLEETLERLRANVEAHIAHHNEQKFSITVSIGASSCKREYLADDWETVFGQADAALYQAKDAGRNRYQIHSNQA, from the coding sequence ATGAAACGCCTTTTCACCTTAATGGTTACCATTTTGGCATGGACTGCCGCAGCGCCCACTCATGCTGCCTGTAATGTCCCGGCTGATCAGGACTTTTTGTACTCACACATTGCTCCTCAAGACCGCCCGATGCTTGAGCTTTACTATCATTCTTTATGCCGACCTGGGGAAGTCGACCTAAGTAAGATTAAACTATCGGAAGATGCTTCACCCTCGTCACAAGCACTTTATTACTTCGCTATTGGCAATTTAAAAAAATACGAGGGAATAGAGAGTGTCAATGTTCCAGATATAGAACAAATCGGAGGCAAGAACAAGATCGGCTGGATTGTTGCAGAAGCTAAACTCAATCAAGCACTGAAATTGATCGATGCTGATCTGTTATTGCAAGCGGAATATCTACTCAACGAAGTGGTACCCATTGCGCGTGAAATCGGTTATCGACGCCTACTTGCTCGTACCTATCGCTGGCTAGGAAACATAAAAATCCAGCGTTCAGACATCAAAGCGAGTTTGAATTACTACAAAACCGCTTATGAACTTGTCAGTGAAATTGGCGATGACTTTCAGAGCACAATGACGCTAAACAATATCGCGACAGTCTACATGCTTTCTGAAGACTGGGAACGTGCCGACACCTATATTCAACGCGCGCTGAAACTGTACAATGACAACCAATATGATAACAGCCTGTTTGAAGCCATACTGTTTGCTAATTCGAGTGCGATCTATTTCGCTACTGAGCATAATCAGCAAGCAAAATATTATATGGAACGAGCCCTAGAGGAAGCTGATAAAACGGGATCTAATCGAATCAAGATTTCGACCTTATCCAACATGTCGCAAATGTTCTCAAAGGTTGATCAACCCAAAGAAGCATTGGCAATGGCTGAGCGCTGTGTCATGCAAGCTGACAAGAGTTCCGCTAGCTTAATGCTAGCAACCTGCTATGAGGCCTATGCTGGCGCTTACCTATTGGAGAAAGACTACCAACAGGCAATCACTTACGCCCATAAGGTCCTTTACATTTTGCAGGCTTCAGAAAGTAATGAAATCATCTGGGAAATGGATGTTTTATCGAAACTGGTCACAGCGCACGAAGCGCTAGGCGACTACGAAAAAGCCCTCAAGTTTATGAAACAAAAATACTTAGTGCGCAAAAACTTCTATCGCCAAGCATACAATGAAGACATTCTCAGCGAAAAGAGCGCCTTAGAAAGACGCTTGAACAAACGAGAGATCGAGTTACTCGAAGCAAAAAATGAACTCCAGACCATTACTTTAAAAGAGCAGCGTTCACGGGAGATTCTTTATGCCGCGCTGTTTTTAATATTGGCTTATTTCGTTACTCGTAGTGTATACCGGTTAAAACGCGCAAACTTAGAACTACGCAACCAAAACACCACCGATCCTCTCACTGGGGCCTACAACCGACGCTTTTTAGAAAACTGGCTAGAGCAAGCACCATCCACCATGCAGAGCCCAGCTTATGCCGTTAGTGTGATCGATATTGACCACTTTAAACAGTTTAATGATCTGTATGGGCACGAAATTGGGGATCTCGTACTCAAAGAAACAGTTGAAACACTCCAAAACAACTTGCGTAAAAAAGATATCTTGGTTCGCTGGGGAGGCGAAGAGTTTGTCTTAGTCATGCCGATGGAAGATTTAAGTAAACTTGAGGAGACTCTTGAGCGCCTACGCGCTAATGTCGAAGCGCATATTGCTCATCACAACGAGCAAAAATTTAGCATCACGGTCTCCATTGGTGCTTCTTCTTGTAAGAGAGAATATCTTGCCGATGATTGGGAAACTGTGTTCGGCCAAGCTGACGCCGCCCTATATCAAGCAAAAGATGCTGGGCGAAATCGCTATCAGATTCACTCAAATCAAGCTTGA
- a CDS encoding ABC transporter substrate-binding protein, translating into MRYWNALAFCRDNLSFQHWTQVSLDQFSHALRCTRRNAQLLIKRLVEEEKIEWQSGVGCGNLPQAKLKQPLDGVLKQKATSLLKQGNVEAALVLVDTQERESFLSQYLSQYQPVKTQQDILQIPFYRGTHCLDPVNINRRTELHIASYLYANLLRTQPSLHGDLAHSWQQQSDSLTITLRKGLKFDDGSPLEAKDIKAHFQRLMEQGGAQVELFRFIDRVEVINPLRIRFTSHTMPTLLPRLLSHSAMGITKVKDGKLLGCGSFLLTEQTEWRTLLNVNPHYHGLRPWVDGVEIWNVGDNAKTLELNCDVVHGRHLAEKSAAKFTAKQKWEQGCTYAMLNPHHHTWMRNRAHRKWLQALMLSIGTPGGEDCEVVARAQGMLSTPTPIAEQDLSGAKHALADLKRPLKPLAVVTYQLGTNIATAQLVTDCLQQLGFNCQLQVLEYPEFNRPETFKNADIIISGEVFGEDTLFSWVDWLLCNYCHQACLSEKNQQWLKQKVIEAVAETIESKQLKMLEKIEKTLITKNLYQPIFHTKQDLNISDQISAPELLANGWIDFNQIEM; encoded by the coding sequence ATGCGCTATTGGAATGCTCTGGCATTTTGCCGTGATAACCTCTCGTTCCAACATTGGACTCAAGTATCATTAGATCAATTCAGCCATGCTTTACGTTGTACGCGTCGTAACGCACAGTTGCTAATTAAACGCTTGGTTGAAGAAGAGAAAATTGAATGGCAATCAGGGGTTGGGTGCGGAAATTTACCTCAAGCGAAATTAAAGCAACCGCTTGATGGTGTTTTAAAACAGAAAGCGACTAGCCTACTTAAACAAGGTAATGTGGAAGCAGCGCTTGTTCTCGTTGATACACAAGAAAGGGAGAGTTTTCTTAGCCAATATCTTTCCCAGTATCAGCCAGTGAAAACTCAACAAGACATCTTACAAATTCCTTTCTATCGTGGCACCCATTGCCTAGATCCCGTCAATATTAATCGCCGCACCGAACTGCACATCGCCAGTTATCTATATGCGAATTTGCTTCGAACTCAGCCTAGTCTGCATGGCGATCTCGCACATTCATGGCAACAGCAAAGTGACAGTCTGACGATAACCTTGAGAAAAGGGCTCAAGTTTGATGATGGAAGCCCATTAGAGGCAAAAGATATCAAGGCACATTTTCAACGCTTGATGGAACAAGGCGGAGCACAAGTCGAGCTTTTTCGATTTATCGATCGAGTGGAGGTAATCAACCCTCTTCGGATTAGATTCACCAGCCACACTATGCCAACTCTGTTGCCTCGATTACTGAGTCACAGTGCGATGGGCATAACGAAAGTGAAGGATGGAAAATTACTCGGCTGCGGCTCCTTTTTACTAACAGAACAAACCGAATGGCGCACATTACTCAATGTGAACCCGCACTATCACGGCTTAAGACCTTGGGTCGATGGCGTCGAAATTTGGAACGTGGGTGATAATGCCAAAACTCTCGAACTCAATTGCGATGTGGTTCATGGTCGCCACCTAGCAGAAAAATCGGCGGCGAAGTTTACCGCCAAGCAAAAGTGGGAACAGGGTTGTACCTATGCAATGCTGAATCCTCACCATCATACTTGGATGCGGAATAGAGCTCATCGCAAGTGGTTACAAGCGCTTATGCTTAGTATCGGCACACCTGGCGGGGAAGATTGTGAAGTAGTCGCGCGCGCGCAAGGTATGCTCTCAACTCCTACTCCTATTGCCGAGCAAGATTTATCTGGGGCCAAACATGCTCTCGCGGATCTTAAACGCCCATTAAAACCCTTAGCTGTTGTCACCTATCAGCTTGGAACCAATATCGCCACCGCACAACTCGTTACAGATTGTTTGCAGCAACTCGGCTTCAATTGCCAACTACAAGTTTTAGAGTACCCAGAGTTCAATCGACCTGAAACGTTCAAAAATGCGGATATTATCATCAGTGGAGAAGTGTTTGGCGAAGATACGCTGTTTTCTTGGGTTGATTGGCTACTGTGTAATTACTGCCACCAAGCTTGTTTATCAGAAAAGAACCAACAGTGGCTAAAGCAAAAAGTTATCGAAGCCGTCGCCGAGACGATTGAAAGTAAACAGCTGAAGATGCTAGAAAAAATTGAAAAAACATTGATCACTAAAAACCTATATCAACCAATTTTTCACACAAAACAAGACCTGAATATATCTGACCAGATATCTGCACCAGAACTGCTTGCGAATGGATGGATCGATTTTAATCAAATCGAGATGTAA
- a CDS encoding Lcl domain-containing protein, whose protein sequence is MKNAPINSLLAIACFAVWSSAANANELTTPIVDTNQTQCFGLRNTLSSCPFSSDDTFGQDAQYQGNTPSYTKNSNGTVSDNVTGLMWTQSTDLNGDGKIDAQDKLSYDDAMDYVASLNHGGYSDWRLPSIKELYSLILFDGQDPSGVNQSGAVKMVPFLDARYFDMNAGDVHSGERLIDSQFVSSTKYVSTTMNKDETVFGVNFIDGRIKGYGIASPRGGDKTFYVLAVRGNPDYGLNKFVDNNNGTITDSATSLIWQQSDSQSEMDFPQALAYCENLELAGRSDWRLPSVKELQSIVDYTRSPATSNSAAIDPTFNTTAITSEAKREDYANYWSSTTHENMRNGGHGAYVAFGSSLGYMRNAWIDVHGAGSQRSDPKTGDASQYPTGHGPQGDAIRIDNMVRCVAGGGVEFIQQPALVKRPAESYQNGGSASSMSSKGKQNMAGSNNGHFSRMDRNGDGKISRLEAKGKLAKDFSRFDRNNDGYLTQAEMPSRK, encoded by the coding sequence ATGAAAAATGCACCAATAAACAGTTTGTTAGCTATAGCTTGTTTCGCCGTATGGTCTAGTGCGGCTAATGCAAACGAGCTAACCACACCGATAGTAGATACCAACCAAACCCAATGTTTTGGGCTTAGAAACACATTGAGCTCTTGTCCCTTTTCTTCTGATGACACTTTTGGACAAGACGCTCAATATCAAGGCAATACCCCAAGCTACACCAAAAATAGTAATGGTACTGTAAGTGACAACGTGACGGGTCTTATGTGGACACAGTCAACCGATCTCAATGGCGATGGTAAGATAGATGCGCAAGATAAGCTGAGTTATGACGATGCTATGGATTACGTCGCGTCATTGAATCACGGTGGTTATAGTGATTGGCGCTTACCTTCTATTAAAGAACTCTATTCTTTGATTTTGTTTGATGGTCAAGACCCAAGTGGTGTGAATCAGTCAGGCGCTGTTAAGATGGTCCCATTCCTTGATGCGAGATACTTCGATATGAATGCGGGGGATGTTCATTCAGGCGAAAGGTTGATTGACAGTCAGTTTGTGTCGAGCACCAAGTATGTTTCTACCACCATGAACAAAGATGAAACGGTGTTTGGCGTTAATTTTATTGATGGACGGATTAAGGGTTATGGCATTGCGAGTCCGCGCGGCGGTGACAAAACCTTTTATGTCCTCGCCGTGCGCGGTAACCCAGATTACGGCCTCAACAAATTTGTAGACAATAACAACGGTACCATCACTGATAGTGCAACGAGTCTTATCTGGCAGCAGTCTGATAGCCAGTCGGAGATGGATTTTCCTCAAGCGTTGGCCTACTGTGAAAACCTTGAACTGGCGGGCAGGAGTGACTGGAGGTTACCAAGCGTGAAGGAACTGCAATCTATCGTTGATTACACGCGTTCGCCTGCCACAAGTAACAGCGCGGCAATTGATCCAACTTTCAATACGACTGCGATCACTAGTGAAGCAAAGCGCGAGGATTACGCGAACTACTGGAGTAGCACGACTCACGAAAATATGAGAAACGGCGGGCATGGTGCGTATGTCGCCTTCGGGTCATCCTTAGGTTACATGCGCAATGCTTGGATTGATGTTCATGGTGCGGGTTCTCAGCGTAGTGATCCTAAAACCGGAGACGCGAGTCAATACCCGACTGGACATGGCCCTCAGGGAGACGCGATTCGAATTGATAACATGGTTCGATGTGTAGCTGGTGGTGGTGTCGAATTTATTCAGCAGCCAGCTTTAGTGAAGCGACCAGCAGAAAGTTACCAAAATGGTGGTAGCGCTTCTTCTATGTCGTCAAAAGGCAAACAAAATATGGCTGGTTCGAATAACGGACACTTTTCTCGCATGGATCGAAATGGTGACGGGAAAATCTCTCGCCTTGAAGCAAAAGGCAAGTTGGCAAAAGATTTCAGCCGATTTGATAGAAACAATGATGGCTATTTGACCCAAGCGGAGATGCCAAGCAGAAAATAG
- a CDS encoding MFS transporter: protein MNTLAKPQTSIWRNRPFQILFSSALFVAFSAQIYNLALPLLVYELTQSSKMMGWMRAVEFLPNLLLALFIGVVVDRVDKKRWSQAMLLGQLVVVLCSYLAVEWLSEPLWLLFPAAFLMMAFNYGYHNARMTMMKRALAPETQNTAIARMSSLNSVMETVGPVLSGVLMLMSTIHNVFLAVAVLLLLSYWQLERLTLAPSEPPKKQSVFAALKEGWTVLRAERNMWIITLAVMVINTTGAVFWIQAIFYAKSELEFNALEVSYLIAASGIGGLLGAFSADKLRARLGLGVVLIGSIVLESLGFIFPLIINNVWGMAAAFLWISAVGLYSSICIWSYRQEAFEEKYLGRIAGITGSLFKLLMPFGLAASGYLIAHFGIEAIFISCFVVQLFAALGLLCSQVRRIA, encoded by the coding sequence ATGAATACGTTAGCTAAGCCTCAAACTTCAATTTGGCGTAACAGGCCATTTCAAATTCTATTTTCTAGCGCGTTGTTTGTTGCCTTTTCAGCGCAGATTTACAATCTCGCATTACCACTGTTGGTTTATGAACTGACGCAATCTTCAAAGATGATGGGGTGGATGCGCGCAGTGGAATTTTTGCCAAATTTACTCTTGGCGCTGTTTATCGGTGTGGTAGTCGATCGCGTTGATAAGAAGCGTTGGTCACAAGCGATGTTGTTGGGTCAGTTGGTGGTTGTTTTGTGTTCGTATCTTGCAGTGGAGTGGCTAAGTGAGCCACTTTGGCTCCTGTTTCCTGCTGCCTTTTTGATGATGGCGTTTAACTATGGCTATCACAATGCGCGCATGACTATGATGAAAAGGGCATTGGCTCCTGAAACGCAAAATACCGCGATAGCGAGGATGAGTTCGTTAAACAGCGTGATGGAAACGGTTGGACCAGTGTTATCGGGAGTATTGATGCTGATGTCGACAATCCACAATGTTTTTCTCGCTGTGGCGGTGCTTCTGTTGCTTTCATATTGGCAATTAGAAAGGTTAACACTTGCTCCAAGTGAACCGCCAAAAAAGCAGAGTGTTTTTGCGGCATTAAAAGAAGGTTGGACAGTGTTACGAGCTGAACGCAATATGTGGATTATTACTCTTGCGGTAATGGTGATTAACACCACAGGAGCCGTTTTCTGGATCCAAGCGATATTCTACGCGAAATCAGAGCTTGAGTTTAACGCTTTGGAGGTGAGTTACTTGATCGCCGCCTCGGGTATTGGTGGGCTGTTAGGGGCATTCAGTGCAGATAAATTACGCGCAAGATTGGGTTTAGGAGTGGTACTGATTGGCTCGATTGTTTTGGAATCTCTTGGTTTTATTTTCCCCCTAATCATCAACAATGTCTGGGGTATGGCTGCGGCATTTTTATGGATTTCTGCGGTTGGTTTGTACAGCAGTATTTGTATCTGGAGCTACCGACAGGAAGCGTTTGAAGAGAAATATTTAGGCAGGATAGCCGGGATTACTGGTTCGCTATTTAAGTTGCTGATGCCCTTTGGTTTGGCGGCATCGGGCTATTTGATTGCTCACTTCGGCATAGAAGCTATCTTTATATCTTGTTTTGTCGTTCAATTATTCGCTGCATTGGGCCTACTGTGTTCCCAGGTGAGACGAATAGCGTAA
- a CDS encoding GNAT family N-acetyltransferase, whose product MNYGLFNPKETDELIQLFTKTFGDSEGVEEGKVIGTLVNTLVETTPEQDIAIFVARDEQKIVASILFTRLAFAEEHASFLMAPVAVSTEYQGQGIGQALIRHGLEAMRSQGVKLAFTYGDPNFYTRVGFNPTSEEQFKAPLTLSFPHGWMVQTLSSEMIQALESRPTCVEGFNNPALW is encoded by the coding sequence ATGAACTACGGTCTATTTAATCCGAAAGAGACAGACGAACTTATTCAGTTATTCACTAAAACCTTTGGAGACTCTGAAGGCGTAGAGGAAGGAAAAGTTATTGGCACTCTAGTGAACACACTAGTAGAGACGACACCAGAGCAAGACATCGCGATTTTTGTTGCGAGAGATGAACAAAAGATTGTTGCGAGCATTCTATTTACTCGTCTTGCTTTTGCGGAGGAACACGCAAGCTTCTTGATGGCACCGGTAGCGGTTAGCACTGAGTATCAAGGACAGGGTATTGGGCAAGCATTAATCCGTCATGGTTTAGAGGCGATGCGCAGCCAAGGTGTGAAGTTAGCTTTCACATATGGTGACCCAAACTTTTACACTAGAGTAGGTTTCAATCCGACCTCTGAAGAGCAGTTTAAGGCACCGTTAACACTGAGCTTCCCTCATGGTTGGATGGTGCAGACATTATCTTCAGAGATGATTCAAGCGCTTGAAAGTCGCCCAACATGCGTAGAAGGATTTAATAA